The sequence below is a genomic window from Silvanigrella paludirubra.
CCGAAAAACATGTAGTAGGACGTGACTTCCCTACTCTTTTGGCAGAAAAATTTAAAGAATGGTGTTATAGTCTTTCCGCACCACTTAAAATGAAATGGTTACCTGCAGAAATAAGTCCACAGTTTATTCGCCCTGTTCGTTGGATTGTTTCGTTGGTTGAGGACAAAGTTATTTCATTAGAAATGTTTGGCTTAAATTCGGGTCGTAAAACTTGTGGACAACGAATTTTGCATCCTGAAGAAGTTACTTTAAATCATGCAAATGAATATGAAAAAACATTAGAGAAAATATTTGTAGAGCCTTCGCTTGAAAATCGTAGAGCTATTTTTTCGTTTGAAGCAAACAAACTTGCTCAAAGCAAAAATGGGAAACTTCAAAATGATGATTCCTTATTAAATAAATGTGTCGGTTTATTTGAAAACCCGACTTTATTTATAGCTGAATTTGATAAAAAATATTTGCGTTTACCAAAGCCTCTTATTTCAAGTGTATTGCGTGAGCATATGAATTATTTTTCTGTTGAAACTCTAGATGGAAATAATTTATTGCCATATTATATAGGTTCAGCAAATTATAAATGCAATAATATTGAAGAAATGATCGAAGGAACAAAAACTGTTGTTATTGGTAGACTTGAAGATGGCGCTTTTTATTATGACACCGACTTAAGTACTCCTATTTCTGAGTTTCGTGATCGATTAAAGGATCAATTATTCCAAGCAGGAATGGGTACTTTATTTGAAAAAACAGAACGTCTTAAAAAAATAGCTGCATTAATTGCAAATCAATTATCGCAAAAAACAGATTTAAATATTATTGAAAAAGCAGCAGAGCTTTGTAAGGCCGATTTAAAAACAGGCTGTGTTCAAGAATTTCCAGATGAAATGCAAGGTTTTATGGGAGGGGTTCTTGTAAGGGAACAAAATATTTTTAATGACACAAATTGTTCTTTAATAGCTGCAAAAGCAATTGAAGAGCACTATATGCCTGCAGGTGCGAATTCTCCATTGCCTTCTACGTATGAGGGCGTCATTCTTTCCTTAACAGATAAACTCGATTCTCTTTGCATGATGATTTGCCATGGTGCGGAAGTAAAAGGCAATAAAGATCCTTTTGGTATGAGAAGACTTGCTTTGGGAGTTGCTCGTTTATTAGGTATAAAAGATGAAAAAAATAGTATCTCTGTTTCTTTAAAAACAGTAGTAGAAATTTGTTTAACTGTTATTCAAGAAAAATCTAAAGTAACAAATGAACACAAAGAAAAAATATATTCCTTTATTTTAGATCGTATGAAAGCAGCATTAGAGGGAGAATATGATCCTCGTTCTGTAGAGGCTCTCATAAGACAACTAAAAGAAGAGCCACTTCATAAAGTTCGTAATTTTGCCGAAAAAATTGCTATTGCATTAACACAATCTGGAAAAGGATCGTTATTAGAGGCCTTAATTCCATATAAAAGAGCAAAAAATTTAACACAGGAATGGACATCAACTGAAGTAAATTCTTCTTTGTTTAAAACAGCGGAAGAAATTTCCTTATTTGAAAAATTAAATAGTCTAGAAATCCGAATTAAAAGAAATATAGAAAATGCAGAATATAATGAATTGCTAATCGCGTTGGCAACATTAGCACAACCAATGGCGTCCTTTTTTGATGCTGTAATGGTTAATGATCCTGATGAAAATTTAAAAAGAAATCGACTGTCTCTTTTAAAGAAGATATGTTCCCTTTACGAAGACGTAGCCGACTTTTCTTTAATTCAGGTACAGTAATATGACTTTGAAAAATAGTTATCAGGTTTTTGGTGATAAAGATGCAATTGAAAATAAAAAACCAATTGCAATTACTTTTGGAAATTTTGATGGAGTTCATGAAGGACATTTTTATTTAATTCAAGAGTTAAAAAAAATGTCTAAAAATATTCCCATTGTTGTTGTTACTTTTGATCCACATCCTGCGACTTTTTTTTCTGGTGGAGTTGCAAAACCATTATTAAATACACTTTCTGATAAAGTATCGCTTTTATTAAAATCTGGAGTAAATACGGTAATTATTCAAGAGTTTACCAATGATTTTGCTATGCTTACTGCAGATGAATTTTGTCTTTGGTTAAAAGATAATTTTAATATTCAGGCAGTCATGCTTGGACATGATTTTTGTTATGGCAAGCAAAGGAAGGGTAATTTTGATCATATGAAATTGTTTGCAGAAAAAGAGCATTGGGAAATTAGGCAAACACAGCCATTTAAGTTATATGATGATAAAGTAGTTTCCTCTTCTTTTGTAAGACAAGTTTTATCTGATGGAAATGCAGAAGATGCAGAAAAATTACTGAGTCGTCCCTATTTTCTTCCCGGAGTGGTAGTTAAAGGCGACCAACGTGGACGATTAATGGGATTTCCAACAGCAAATATCGAGCTAGATGACATTCTTGTTGTTCCAAAATATGGTGTTTATGCTTGTTATGTTGAAATTGATTCTAACGGAATTTTATTGCCTGCAGTTATGAATTGTGGAGTACGCCCAACAATTGCGAGTGGATTAAAATTGCAAATTGAAGCTCATATTCTAGACTTTTCAGATGATATTTATTCAAGAAAAGTAAAATTTCATTTGAAAAAATTTATACGTGGTGAAATGAAATTTACAGGAATAGATCAATTAAAGGAACAAATAACCAAGGACGTTCAGCAAGCAAGATCTTTTTTAATGGATAACCTAAATGAGCAAGTTAATAAACTCTGAAAGAAATATTCAAAAATCTTTACCCCCTACGATCACAAATCATTTTAATAAAGAAATTCAAACACAACATAAACATATTCATTTAGATGACCCTGATCTTTATATGAATCGTGAAATTTCATGGTTATCATTTAATGAAAGAGTTTTAACAGAAGCAGAAAATAAAAATGTTCCTTTATTAGAGCGCGTAAAATTTTGTATTATATTTGCTTCTAATTTAGATGAATTTTTTATGGTGCGTTTATCTGGTTTATTAAGACTTGTAGCTCAACATCATACAACAATTTATGATGAAGAAGAGTCAGAGGAAACCCTCGATGAAGTTGCAATAAAAGTAAGAGAACTATTAAAACGCATTTCAAAATGTTTACATTCACAAATTTTACCTGAATTAGAGTTAAATCATATTTCTATTCCCAAATTTTCCGAGTTAACTCGATCAGAAGAAGAAAAATTAGACTCACATTTTGAAAGTCAAGTTTTTCCTGTTTTAACACCTCTTGCTGTTGATCCAGCGCATCCTTTTCCTTATCTTTCAAATTTATCTTTGTATTTAGCTGTTACTTTTGAAGGAATCTCCGAAAATGGAGAGCCTTTATTAGCATTAGTTGAAATACCGCAAAAAATATTAAGACTTATTCCTATTTCTCAAAAAGCAAATAAGCATCGCTTTTTTTTATTAGATGAACTTATTAAAAATTATATGCCTTCGTTATTTCCTTGGACACAAGTTACAGGAGCTTATGGTTTTAGAGTAACAAGAAATCTTGATTATCAATTATTAGATAATGAAGTTAAAGATTTAATGAAATCCATTGAATATGAATTAAAAGATAGAGAGCAAAAAACAGTAGTCCGATTAGAATATGAAAAAAATATGCCCGATTGGTTACGTAACAAACTAGCAACAGTCCTTGATTTAGATTCTTCTGATTTATATGAAATTGATGGCATGATTAATATGAGAGATTTAGCTCCCTTATTAAAAATAGAACGTTTAGATCCTAGTTTAAAAGATGCCGCATTTAATCCAAGATTAAATATTAATTTAGTTGATGCAAATAGAGATATTTTTGATGTTATTCGTGAACGAGATATTTTATTGCATCATCCCTATGACTCTTTTGCAAGTGTTCTCGATTTTTTAAGAAGTGCCGCTAAAGATGATAAAGTTCTTGCAATTAAACAAACATTATATCGTTCTGGTGGTGACTCACCTATTATTGAAGCTCTTGTGAATGCAGCCGAACGAGGAAAACAAGTTACTGTTGTTGTCGAATTGAAAGCTAGATTTGATGAAGCCAATAATATTGAATGGGCAAAACGATTAGAAAGAGCAGGAGCGCATGTTGTTTTTGGATTTATTGATTTAAAAACTCATGCTAAATGTACGCTTGTTGTAAGAAAAGAAAAAAATAACTATCTCCAAAAATATGTACATTTATCTACAGGAAATTATAATAGTTCAACTGCAAAACTTTATACAGATATTGGCCATTTAACAACAGACCCTGCATTATGTGATGATATTGCGAACGTATTTAATTTTATAACAGGCTTTAATATTTTGAGAGATCAAGATTTAACTCAAATGAGAATACCTCATTTTGAAAAAATTAAAGTAGCACCTTTTCGTCTTCGTGAACAAATTATTCAAATGATAGAAAACGAAAAAAGAAAAAATACTCATGATAACCAAGCACATATTATATTAAAAATGAATTCACTTGTTGATGTAAAAATTTGTCAAGCTTTATATAGGGCAAGTCAAAAAGGAGTGAAAATTGATTTAATAGTAAGAGGTGTGTGTATTTTAAGACCCGATATTCCAGGTGTTTCAGAGAATATTCGTGTTGTAAGTGTTATTGATAGATATTTAGAACACTCTCGTATTTATTGGTTTAAAAACTGTGGAGATCCCATTATTTATTGTGGTAGTGCTGACTTAATGGAACGAAATATGGATAGACGAATTGAAGTGGTTTGGCCTATTGAAAGTTCCGATTTAAAGTCTAAGTTAACAGCAATTTTAAATAATTTTTTAATAGATAATTGTAAAAGTCATGAAATGCAGAGTGATGGCTCATATGTTAGAAATCAACCTGCTTCAGGCGAAAAAATGTTACGTTGTCAGGATAAATTCATTGAATATGCTCGTCGTTATGGTATAAAGTCAATTGCCTATGATCAGGCAATAAAACCATTATTTGATAAAAAGGAATTTGATCGTATTCCTGAAAGATTTATTCCTTCTTTGGTTGTTGAAGAAATACAACCTAAAAGCCTCAAGAAAAAGAAGAAAAAATAATGTTAAATTTGCCTAATAAAAAAATATTTGAAAAAAAAAGAATAGCTGCCATTGATGTTGGGTCTAATAGTGTCCATATGTTAGTTGTTGATATGGAGTCTACCAACTCATTTACAATCATTGCCTCTGAAAAAGATCAAGTAAGATTAGCGGCTTCAATAGACGAAAATGGCAATTTAACAAATGAAGCTCTGAATAAATCAATTGTAGTCTTAAAAAAAATGAAAGAAATTGCTGATGGATTAAGAGCTCAAATTAGAGCAGTTGGAACGAGTGCTCTAAGAGAAGCTAAAAATGGTACTGATTTTGTTGCAAAACTTTATAAAAAAACAGGAATAGATATTGAAATTATCTCTGGTCATGAAGAGGCTAGGCTTGTTTACTTAGGAGTTCAACAAGGGCTTCCCATTCAAGGAAAATCGACTCTAATTGTTGATATTGGTGGTGGTTCAACAGAAATTGTCGTGGGTCAGTGGGGAGAAGAACGTTTTGCAACCTCGTTAAAACTAGGATGTGTCCGTTTAACTCAAGGATTTATTCATACGGACCCTTTAGGTGATGATCATTTAAGGGCTTTGGAACTTTATATTAATACAAGGCTTGAGCCCGTTTTATCTGAGGTTGAGAGAATTGGATTTGACTGTGCCGTGGGCTCATCTGGAACAATTAAATCCATAAAATCATTAGTTCTTGGATTAACAAACACGCCTCCTTTACAAACTATGCATGGTTCAACATTAACGGCAAAAGAAATATGGACTGCAAAAGAAGCGTTATTAAGAGCGCGTTCCCTTAAAGAACGTAAGCAATTACCTGGTCTTGATTCAAAAAGAGCCGATATCATTGTTGCAGGGCTATTTGTACTAAGTTCAATTACAAAAATACTTGGGATAAGAGAATGGACTATTTCTTTAACAGCGCTAAGAGAAGGTATTTTATTTGATACCATGCTGAGAGATGGTGTTTGGCTTCAAGGTGATACGAGTGATGTTAGATGGCGTTCTGTAAGATCTTTTGGTCAAAAATTTCATGTTGATGAGGCTCATGCCTTCCATATTACTTCTTTTGCTGTAAGTCTCTTTGATCAATTAACTTTTAAACATTCTTTGCCAAGTGCATGGCGTGAGTTCTTGCGTTCTGCCGCATATTTACATGAATGTGGGTTATTTATAGGGCATACAGGGCATCATAAGCATACCTTTTATTTTATTCGAAATGCTTCTCTACCAGGCTTTACAACGCGTGAAATGCAAATTATTGCTACTATCGTGCGTTATCACCGTAAGCGTATGCCAAGAGATAATGATGAAGTTTATTGCGATTTTGATAAAGAAATTCAGAAGGCAGTAAATATTTGCGCGGCAATTTTACGACTTGCAGTTTCGCTAGATAGAGGTCGTCAAGGTAAAATACAAGAGATAATCGTGAAAGAAAATTCATCTTCCAAAATGAGTTTAGCAGTTCATTTAAGAGCAACTCACGATATTGAACTGGAAATGTATGAAGCGGCTATTGAAAAAAAAGCTTTTGAAAATGTTTTTATGTGTTCCTTAGAAATTGTTCTTGAGCAATAGCATTAATGTAATATGAAAAAGGTTGGTATATATTGAATCGTAAACAGTTTTTCAAATTATATGTCCTAGTTTTTATTGCTTTGTATTCAGAGTTTAACTTTGCAAACCGTGAAATGTTTGTTCCTTTACCATTATCTGGAAATGATATTTCTGCAGGAAAAAAAGAATGTCCAAGAGTAGGATCCATTTCGGGAAGAATTAATATATTTGATACAAAATATTTTAACCCTGATTATTATAAAAATATTGTTATTCGGGTATCAGGAATAAACTATTCCGATCCAAATAGTATTTTATATGAATATTATCCAGATGAAGAAGGTTGTTTTTCAATTAAAAATAATTTTCATATTGGAAGTTCTATTTTATTATATATTTGGGATACAAATTCAAAATATTACTACAAAACAATAAATGCTTATGTTGGTTTAAAAACGAACTATTATGACATAAGTATTATCCCATTTGAAGATGTAATTTACACTTCTGATGCATTTGATAAAAAAATAAATGAAAATTTAGATCCTTTTAATTCTGATAATGATGAAATTCAGACAGAGCCTTCTACTCAATCATTAAATAACGCAGGCATGTGTGGTTACGCAGTTGGTATGTCGCCTGGTGATATTTTAGGAACTAAAATCTTAATTGAAAACTCTAAAGGGAAAAAATTTAAGGCGAAGTATTATAATAATAACAATTTACCATCATCTAATTTCTCAAGACTTTCTATGAGCGGCCATTTTTGTGTATTTAATTTAAATTCTTGTGATGAAAATGAATCTAATTGTACAGATAATGCAAACTATAAAATTAATTTTAATTTAAAAAATGGAGAATCTAAATCATTTGATATTATTATTCCAGATCGTACTTTCTCCGATAATAGTATTTTTGATTTAAAAGCAGCTGTTTATAGACCATTAGATTTTTATGCCATTAAAGATTTTAATACTAATGAATGGGTTAAAACTAACTATGTTGAAGTAAACATGACAAATAATTTAACCAATAATGATTCAATAAAAGGGCTTCAATATTTTCCAGTTGGTGACGATATTGTTAAAATAAATTATAAAACTTCAGCAACGGAATCAGATAGATATTTTAAATTAATTCCGACCTCAGAATTATTTACGTCAGATATGTTTAAATATGAATATCATCCTGGAATGGAATTTGTTGATAAGAAAAACATTGTAAATGTCCGAGTATTTGATCCAAATGCTTTAAATTTAAATAAAGAGTATTTAGCTCCTTTATATAACACAAATACAGGATCAGCCTTTATTAGTTTAGATTTATCAAGATACAATTCGCAATTTGATTCTGTAAAATTAGAAGTTCGTAATTTCTATGGAGCACTAGTTCGGAGTTCTGTTAGTAGAGATTATTATCGAAATGAAGTTTATGATACTTCTATAAGTGATAATGATTTTTCAACCAATGGTCTAAATGATTTAAAAATTATAAATTCTAATCAAAATTATTTGAATGGTTTTATTTACAACTTAAAACCAGGGTATTATCAAATATTTTTAGTAGATAAAAAATCAAACGGAAAAGAAGAAATTTTATTTACCAATTTGATTCAATCCTTCCCAAATAGAACTCAGGTGATTACAGATTCTTTAGACCCATCTCCTAATAAGACTCACGGTAATGATAAAGCATATGTTATTGCTTCAAATGTAATTACAAATCCAGATTCCAGTTCGTTAGAATGGAGCGCTGAAATTGAAGAAAAATTCTTAAAATCTAATTTGCCTTTTGATATTCCTTTAAAAAGTAATTCTTCTGAAATAAATGAACTAAGAAATGAAAAATTACTTATAAATTCAAACATATTTTTTAAATATAGTACCGATGAATTGTGTGGCATTACAAGATTAAAACCAGTTTTTCTTGAAAAAAATAAAGAATATGATGATTTAATTGAAGAAATACCAAAATATGACTTTTATCGTAATATTAAATTGCCACCTTATTCTAAGTAACTTTAAATTATAATTCTTCATTATTTTTAATAAAAGATGTTTTTCTAATGGAAATAATGATTCCTATTATAATAAATATTGTTAAGAAATAAAGAGAATTGTTATACCATGTATAGTCAGTATTTAAAAAATCGAGACTTTTTGTTCCAAAAAAATAGCCAGTCCCCTCCCCAATACCCATAAATAAGGCATAAATTGCAAATATTGCTACTCGAGAATCATTTGGAACATATTCAGCTAAAAGTGCTTGAAAGGCTGGTATGAATAATATTTCTGAAAATGTTAAAAATAATACCCCTAAAACAATATTAAATACGGAATGATAAATAATTAAAGATGAAAAACCAAGAATAGATAAAATTAAAGAAATAGAAATTTGAAAATAGTAATTTTTACTATAATTATTCATTATTGTATTTACTTTTAATGAAATAAAAATAACTAAAGCTCCATTAATTGCTGATATTATCCAAATATATGAATTGTTTTTTAGAATATGTGAAAGTAAAATAGGTGCAAGTGAATAGAGTTGAGCGCAAAAAAACCAGCTAATTAGTATAAGAAAATAAATATGCCAAAGAGATTTTCTAAAAATTAATTGAAATATTGTTTTTATTAAGTTTTTTTGAACTGGGATATTGATATTTTTCATTGAAAAAAATGTAAAAAAACCTGATATAGTCAAAAATATTGCCATGAATAAAAATGCAAAATTTTTATTAAAATAAATATAAATTAGATTTATTATTATTGGTCCAATTGTTGCAGATATATTTGTGCCAATATGCAATATAGAAAATTTTTTTGTTGAATTATTATTATTTGTATCTAAAAATGACGTTAATACTCTAGTTATAATAGAATTGCTTCCATAAAAAAGTCCAATTAATGTTAAAGATAAAATAATCACTGAATAATTTTGATAAAAACTTAATAAATAATAACCAATCGCACCAGCAAATTGCATTATGGATAATAAAATATTTGCTTTTATTTTATCGAATATTGGAGAAAATAATAATCTACCCCATCTTGCTGTTATGGAGCTAATTAACATAGCAAAACCTATTTTATCTGTATGAATATCTTTATTTTCACTCAAGAAAATAGCAAGCATGCTTAATGGCGCTAAATATCCAAAACTTGTAATAATTTCTTGGATAAACAGATTTTTTATGTTTTTATTAACTTCTGACATGTATAATCCTTTGAGGATTATATCGAACTTTATAAATAAAAATTAATGCTTTTTAATTTTTTTTAAGGATTTTTTCTAAAATTTTTCGTCTATTCCACTTTTATTAATTATTGCTTTTCGAGCATATTCATCACACATTTCGTTGTATTCATTTCCTGAATGTCCTTTAACCCATTGCCACGATAAATTGTGTTTTCTTTGTAATAGACTTAACTTTAGCCAAAGGTCTTGATTTTTTACAGGCTCTCCCGACTTTGTTTTCCAACCATTTTTTTGCCAATTTTCAAGCCAACCTGCCGTAAAAGCATTTTTGACATATTGACTATCAGTGATAATAAGAACAGGCATAGGACGTGTAAGGCTTTCCAAACCATGAATGACACCCATGAGCTCCATTTTATTGTTCGTTGTATGGTTCTCATAACCAGATATTCGGCGCTTGAGATCATGATACAATAAAACACAAGCCCAACCTCCTGGTCCTGGATTTCCAGAACATGCACCATCTGTGTAAAGTGTTACTTGTGAAGACATAAATATTTAACTTTCATTAAATTGCGTCATTTTAAACGCAATTTGTTTAAAATGTAAAAGGGAAAGAGTAATTGAATGTTAGCAGATTTGCCACCAGAACAACAAAATATCAATGTAAATTACCCCATGGTAGACGGAATCTCTGCCCAGCTCGTTCCTCTAAAAAACGAAAATATTACCTTCCCTAGGACAGTATTTTCATTTGGCATTTATAACGAAGTTTTAACAAATACAACTAAATCAAATTATACTTCACCAGGGTATGGCTTTTCTTTAGGAATGCAGCATCAAATAAGAGGAATGTGGAAAGGTGGACTTGATATTCGTTGGGCAGATTGGGTTTCAAATAATACTCAACAAAACCCCGATTTAAGCCCATTGTCTATTTTTTCAAAAATTGAGGGAGATCCGCCCATTCAGTCCTTAGTTGGAGACTATTGGGGAAAAGTATTTCAACCCTTTTTCACAGGAGGTGTCGGATATACTTTATTTTTTAGTGGACGCTCTTGGTCTGCGGTTCAATCAAAAACATCATTAGGGCAGGCTTCAATAACATATGGTGTAGGTTTTCGTGTTACATTACCTAAATCTTTTGCGGTAAGAGCATCTTTTGAAAATTGGAGAGGTGTTCAGACCTCAGATGTTTCCGCTCAAATTTATCGTTTGGAGTTGGTATTTGGAGATGTCGATAATATCTAAATTTGTATTTTTATTTTTATTTGTTAATTTAAATGCATTTGCTCAAAAAATTGTTTTGACAAATCCTGTTGGAAAAAAAATCCCAGAAGCAACTTTAATTTCATTGAATCGTTCCATTATGAGTTGTGGAGAAAGAACGGGATTATCTGTCTATTCCTCAATCGAAATTCAGGCTGTTTTATCTATTTCTAATATGTTAACTTCAGAAAAAACTCCTTTAGAAACAAATTGGGACATCTTTTCTCCAACAATAAATTCAAATTCTACTGGTTCTTTAAATGAAAAAGAATTTTTAAATTATCCCCCTGATGTCCAAAGAATAATCTTTTTATGTCTTACCTGGGACGAAAGTTTCCGCTTAAAATTATTTAATATTTCTAATGATGCATTAGATGATATTACAAATAATGTTATGAAGAAAAAACCTTGGAGTGTACTGCCCAAGAAAGTTTCGGAACGGATCGATGCTTTTTCGCAATTAACTATTAAGGATTTTGTTTATTTAGTTCTTAGAGCAAATACATTTTATACTGTTCGTGGGGGATTTAATAAAAATCCAACATTATGGGCAACTTCTTTTTCGTGGCGTGTCCCCGTTACAACAAGTATTCAGCCTAAAGAAAAAAACGATGTTGAACCCAAGGAGAATGATAATTAAAAAAGAAATTTTATTTATATGGAAAGGCAATTTATTTAAATATAATTTAAATGATGGCAATTCTACTATACAAAAAATCACAAAAACTGAATTTGATTCTTATTTTAAAGAAACTTCACTGCCTAAAGAAATGAACCAAATATCAAAAGAGGATAAATACGCTTCCAGTTTAAATTCTTTAGAGGAATTTTGTAATAAATCTTACATACAAACTGCAAATGAGCACTTTTCTTCATTTTTTATTTATTTATATGATAATATTTTTGCAGCTTATTTAAATGTAAATATTATTTTTGATAATGCTGAAATAGACTATATTTGCGTTGATAAAAAGTTTTTAAGAAAAAGCATTTCATTTCAACTTATTTCTTTGTTTGAAACTATTTGCAAACAAGAGAATTTTTCGAAAATTGATAAAATTTTACTTGAAGTAGGTGCTTTAAATGAACCCGCCATTAATTTGTATCATAAACTAGGTTATAAAAAAATTTCAGAAAGAAAAAATTATTATAAAAGTAAAGAAGATGCTTTTATTATGGAGAAAATATTGTGAAAGTAGGTATTTTTCACACAGCATTTTTAGGAGATATTGCATTAGCAAGTCTTTTAATTGAAGCATTATACAGAGAAAAACATGAAGTATTTTTAATTACAAAAAAAATGGCTTCATTATTATATAAAGATGATTATAGATTAAAAGGCTGTATTATTGCAGACAAAAAAAAAGGAATTGAAAAAGTAAAATCCATATATAATATAGCAAAACAAATAGATGCTTTAAATCTTGATGTTTTGTTGGTACCACATAAATCGTATACAACAGCTCTAATTTCTTTATTAACTAAAGTACCAAAAAAAGTAGCATATAACGATACCTCTTTTAAAATGCCTTTTACTCATTTTCAAGAATTTAAAAAAGATCTTCATGAATGCTTACGATGTTTGTATATAGCTCCAGATTGGCTTGTGAATAAAGAAACTATGTCGCAAGTAGAAAAAATAGCGAGACCTATTTTAATTTCCAATAATAAATTAGATCTATTTTTATCTAAAAATCCTAACTATTTTAATGAATCCATACCTTTTTTTATAGTAAGTCCAGGTTCTGTTTGGCCTACAAAAAAATACCCGGCAGTTCAATTCGCAAAAGCAATATTTTTATTATTAAATAAAAATAAAAATATAAAATGTATTGTCTCAGGTACTATTGATGATCAAAAAGATATTAATGAAATATTTAACTTTTTTTCTCCTTTTCCAGAACTGGCAAATAGAATAATAGATACCTCTAGCTATTTACCTTTAAATGAGTTTATGGCTCTTGTGTCTAAATCCTCTTTTGTCATTGCAAACGATTCTAGTCCTATTCATATTGCTTCTGGTTTTAATATTCCTGTGGTTGCTATTTTTGGTCCGACAACTTGGAAATTCGGATTTTTTCCAACTTCTGAAAAAAGTGTAACGTTAACTTATAAAGACCAATATGGGAACAATTTGTCTTGTCATCCATGCTCTCCTCATGGTTCGAAAGAATGTCCTAAAAAACATTTTCGCTGTATGCGTGAGCTTTCTCCTGATCTTTTGGTAGAATCTGTTGAAAAGATAGTGCCTCAATTTTTTGAATAAGGGGATTTATATGCAGCCAATAATTGGTAATTTTCGTATTTTAAGACCAAAATATGAAATTTCCCAGGTAGATGGTTTAAACTGGATAACGCAAGCAC
It includes:
- a CDS encoding MFS transporter; protein product: MSEVNKNIKNLFIQEIITSFGYLAPLSMLAIFLSENKDIHTDKIGFAMLISSITARWGRLLFSPIFDKIKANILLSIMQFAGAIGYYLLSFYQNYSVIILSLTLIGLFYGSNSIITRVLTSFLDTNNNNSTKKFSILHIGTNISATIGPIIINLIYIYFNKNFAFLFMAIFLTISGFFTFFSMKNINIPVQKNLIKTIFQLIFRKSLWHIYFLILISWFFCAQLYSLAPILLSHILKNNSYIWIISAINGALVIFISLKVNTIMNNYSKNYYFQISISLILSILGFSSLIIYHSVFNIVLGVLFLTFSEILFIPAFQALLAEYVPNDSRVAIFAIYALFMGIGEGTGYFFGTKSLDFLNTDYTWYNNSLYFLTIFIIIGIIISIRKTSFIKNNEEL
- a CDS encoding GNAT family N-acetyltransferase, which gives rise to MIIKKEILFIWKGNLFKYNLNDGNSTIQKITKTEFDSYFKETSLPKEMNQISKEDKYASSLNSLEEFCNKSYIQTANEHFSSFFIYLYDNIFAAYLNVNIIFDNAEIDYICVDKKFLRKSISFQLISLFETICKQENFSKIDKILLEVGALNEPAINLYHKLGYKKISERKNYYKSKEDAFIMEKIL
- a CDS encoding glycosyltransferase family 9 protein, coding for MKVGIFHTAFLGDIALASLLIEALYREKHEVFLITKKMASLLYKDDYRLKGCIIADKKKGIEKVKSIYNIAKQIDALNLDVLLVPHKSYTTALISLLTKVPKKVAYNDTSFKMPFTHFQEFKKDLHECLRCLYIAPDWLVNKETMSQVEKIARPILISNNKLDLFLSKNPNYFNESIPFFIVSPGSVWPTKKYPAVQFAKAIFLLLNKNKNIKCIVSGTIDDQKDINEIFNFFSPFPELANRIIDTSSYLPLNEFMALVSKSSFVIANDSSPIHIASGFNIPVVAIFGPTTWKFGFFPTSEKSVTLTYKDQYGNNLSCHPCSPHGSKECPKKHFRCMRELSPDLLVESVEKIVPQFFE
- a CDS encoding Ppx/GppA phosphatase family protein produces the protein MLNLPNKKIFEKKRIAAIDVGSNSVHMLVVDMESTNSFTIIASEKDQVRLAASIDENGNLTNEALNKSIVVLKKMKEIADGLRAQIRAVGTSALREAKNGTDFVAKLYKKTGIDIEIISGHEEARLVYLGVQQGLPIQGKSTLIVDIGGGSTEIVVGQWGEERFATSLKLGCVRLTQGFIHTDPLGDDHLRALELYINTRLEPVLSEVERIGFDCAVGSSGTIKSIKSLVLGLTNTPPLQTMHGSTLTAKEIWTAKEALLRARSLKERKQLPGLDSKRADIIVAGLFVLSSITKILGIREWTISLTALREGILFDTMLRDGVWLQGDTSDVRWRSVRSFGQKFHVDEAHAFHITSFAVSLFDQLTFKHSLPSAWREFLRSAAYLHECGLFIGHTGHHKHTFYFIRNASLPGFTTREMQIIATIVRYHRKRMPRDNDEVYCDFDKEIQKAVNICAAILRLAVSLDRGRQGKIQEIIVKENSSSKMSLAVHLRATHDIELEMYEAAIEKKAFENVFMCSLEIVLEQ
- the rnhA gene encoding ribonuclease HI is translated as MSSQVTLYTDGACSGNPGPGGWACVLLYHDLKRRISGYENHTTNNKMELMGVIHGLESLTRPMPVLIITDSQYVKNAFTAGWLENWQKNGWKTKSGEPVKNQDLWLKLSLLQRKHNLSWQWVKGHSGNEYNEMCDEYARKAIINKSGIDEKF